AAAATATTTTTTTTAGATTGACTATTATCTACTGAAATGGTTAGAAATAATCGAAAAGCTTAGCGTTTTGAGAAGTCTTTGCAAAATAAAGCTGTTTGAACCGCAATAGCGAGCGTATTTCCCGTAGCTTGCTACAGGGAATCTTTAAACTGAAGTAAAATTGAAGGCCTAAATCGGTTTATGGATAATATGTTTTCTGTATTAACACTCAATCTGCGTTTTGGCCTGGCAGATGACGGCTCCAACAGCTGGAATCATCGAAAAAAATGCTTTCCCTGTCTTTTCAAAAACCATAGCGTAGACTTTATCGGTTTTCAGGAAGCAAACGATTTCCAGACAGATTTTCTTAAAGACATCCTGCCTGAATTTAACTTTATTGGAAAGAGAAGCCCTGCTCCGTCCTTTTGGCAAAACAATATTATTTTCTATAAAAAAACATGGGAATGTGTTCATAAGGAACATTTTTTCCTGAGCCCAACGCCAATGATGCCCAGCCGTTCCCGTGAAAGTCGTTGGCCCAGGCAATGCACTATTGGAATATTCAAAAATAAAAACCGGTTTTTGATATATATAAATACCCACTTTGATTTTGATACCGCAGTCCAGACCAAAAGCGTCAGGCTGATTATGGAACGGCTATCATACCTGTTGCCTGAACCGCCCGTAATTCTCATGGGAGACTTTAATGCGACCCCTTCCTCTTCTTGTTATAAGATATTAACCGGTCAGGATAAAAAATCAAATTCAACAAATAAGCTCTATTTTAAAAACGTCTTCAGGGAACCTTTCCCTGGAACACACCATGGGTTTTCAGGAAATAAAAACGGAAATCATATTGACTGGATTCTTTATCGCGGCGGGATTATTCCTCAGGAGTGCAAAATAATATATGATACAATTGATGGGGTTTATCCATCAGATCACTACCCGGTTTATGCAAAATTCAAATGGGAAAAGGATGAAGTCTAAAAAAACTCTTTATTTTGTTGGTTCCTGTTTTGAAATACAATTTACATTAGCATTTAATATTCCACCGGCCTCAACAACAAGATTTTTACATATGACCTCGCCGTTACAGCTTCCTGTTGAAAGTATAATCAACTCATTAGACGCGTTGAGCTTCCCTTCAAATTTTCCGCCCATTGTTATGCTTGCGACTTTAGTGTCAGCGCAAACAACCCCTCCTTCGGCAACAATCACGGTTTCTCCTACAAGGCTTCCCTTCACAGTCCCCTTTATAACCAATTTCCCTTTAACAGAAATCGTACCTTCAACCGTCAGCCCCTCATCAATAATAGATATATTATCCGATTTGTTCCACATGACGCCTCTCCTGAACCATAAAAGCAAGCCCATTCCACATGGCTTGTAGGGGCTACTCTTATAAAAGTATGTTCATATAACATGGCCATGGCCATGTATCTTATTGTAAAAGTAAAACAGGCTCTTTTAAATCGACAATCAATTCGCCCACCTGTTTTTCATTGTAGGTAACTATCACCTGA
This genomic window from Anaerolineae bacterium contains:
- a CDS encoding endonuclease/exonuclease/phosphatase family protein; the protein is MDNMFSVLTLNLRFGLADDGSNSWNHRKKCFPCLFKNHSVDFIGFQEANDFQTDFLKDILPEFNFIGKRSPAPSFWQNNIIFYKKTWECVHKEHFFLSPTPMMPSRSRESRWPRQCTIGIFKNKNRFLIYINTHFDFDTAVQTKSVRLIMERLSYLLPEPPVILMGDFNATPSSSCYKILTGQDKKSNSTNKLYFKNVFREPFPGTHHGFSGNKNGNHIDWILYRGGIIPQECKIIYDTIDGVYPSDHYPVYAKFKWEKDEV
- a CDS encoding polymer-forming cytoskeletal protein, whose amino-acid sequence is MWNKSDNISIIDEGLTVEGTISVKGKLVIKGTVKGSLVGETVIVAEGGVVCADTKVASITMGGKFEGKLNASNELIILSTGSCNGEVICKNLVVEAGGILNANVNCISKQEPTK